The genomic stretch TCCTTATGGTCTAAATCCAAGGCTTGACTTCTTGCAATCCATAGACAAATTATACTTCTAGTCAAACCTTTTTTAAAGGAGAGAGATTTTTAATGGCAGATAAACCGCAGACAAGATCTCAGTATCGCAATAAACAAAGTGGTGGTTCTAAAAAGAAATCCCAAAAACGAGGAAAACGAGTAGTAGCGAATATTTTCAAAACTATTTTCTTTGTGGGATTATTTTTAGCTTTCTTTGGTATTGCGGCTGGTGCAACTGTCTTTTACGATTACGCAAAAGATGCACCAAAACTGACCGACTCCAAGCTACGAGATCCACTTTCATCTAAGTTACTTGATAAAGATGGAAAAGTTTTCGCAGAAGTTGGAACCGAACGGCGGGAATATATTGAATACAAAGATATACCTGAAACACTAAAAAATGCAATTCTAACAACGGAAGATGCGCGTTTTTATGAACATGATGGCATTGACCCAATTCGACTTGGTGGAGCAGTAATTGCCAATTTGACAGACGGTTTTGGCGCAGAAGGTGCAAGTACCCTTTCGCAACAAATCATCAAAATGTCCTATCTTGATTACACAAATAAAACACTTGCAAGAAAAGCTCAAGAAGCATGGTTAGCTCTTCAATTAGAAGAAAAATATAGCAAGAATGACATCTTAGAAATTTATGTTAATAAAGTCTATATGTCAGACCGTGTCCACGGCATGCAAACAGCTTCCGAACATTACTTCGGTAAAAATTTGAAAGACCTTACGTTAGCTCAAACAGCCCTACTTGCAGGTATGCCACAAAGTCCGAATAACTACAATCCTTATGAACACCCAGAAGCAGCAAAAAAACGTCGTGATCAAGTTTTAACAAATATGTATACACATGATAAAATTACAAAAGAAGAAATGACCGAAGCTCAAAAAACATCTATCACTACCGGACTTCGCTCGAAAAAAGATCGTGAAGATAAAATTTACAAATACGATTCTTACGTCACACAAGTGTTAAGTGAAATTCCAAAAGAATACGATGTTTATCGTGATGGTTTAACTATCCATACAGCGCTTGACCGTGATGCCCAAGAATATACGGAGAAAATGCTCAATACGAACGAAATTGTTAACTTCACTGATGATGAAATGCAAGCCGGTATAGTGCTTCAAGATACTAAAACTGGACGTGTTCAAGCAATCGGAGGCGGACGTAAACAAAAAGTAACTCGGGGATATAACTATGCAACCCAAGTAAAACGTTCTGTTGGGTCTACCATGAAACCAATTGCTGACTATGGTCCTGCTTTTGAATATTTGGATTGGTCGACTGCCCATATTTTAGAAGATGAACCATATACGTATTCTGGCGGAACCCCTATTAACAACTGGGATTTCGCATACAAAGGACCAATTTCAGTAAGACAAGCACTTTACCAATCACGTAATATTCCAGCCCTAAAAACCCTTCAAGCTGTTGGGCTAGATAAATCCGAGGAATTTGTTAATAAACTTGGCATCACCTATGATGAAGGACAAAACGTAGAATCCAACGCTATTGGAGCAAACAGTTCCAACCCAATGCAAATGGCTGGTGCCTATGCTGCATTCGGTAACAAAGGAATCTATAACAAGCCACACACTGTTACAAAAATCGTT from Listeria monocytogenes ATCC 19117 encodes the following:
- a CDS encoding penicillin-binding protein 1A; this encodes MADKPQTRSQYRNKQSGGSKKKSQKRGKRVVANIFKTIFFVGLFLAFFGIAAGATVFYDYAKDAPKLTDSKLRDPLSSKLLDKDGKVFAEVGTERREYIEYKDIPETLKNAILTTEDARFYEHDGIDPIRLGGAVIANLTDGFGAEGASTLSQQIIKMSYLDYTNKTLARKAQEAWLALQLEEKYSKNDILEIYVNKVYMSDRVHGMQTASEHYFGKNLKDLTLAQTALLAGMPQSPNNYNPYEHPEAAKKRRDQVLTNMYTHDKITKEEMTEAQKTSITTGLRSKKDREDKIYKYDSYVTQVLSEIPKEYDVYRDGLTIHTALDRDAQEYTEKMLNTNEIVNFTDDEMQAGIVLQDTKTGRVQAIGGGRKQKVTRGYNYATQVKRSVGSTMKPIADYGPAFEYLDWSTAHILEDEPYTYSGGTPINNWDFAYKGPISVRQALYQSRNIPALKTLQAVGLDKSEEFVNKLGITYDEGQNVESNAIGANSSNPMQMAGAYAAFGNKGIYNKPHTVTKIVLSDGQTEIDTEPQSTVAMKESTAYMVSDVLKDVLSIGTGTSAAVPGVPAAGKTGTTNIPPEFTSKYYYPSGAARDSWFAGYTTNYSIAVWTGYDDKKKYVSASEQKIAQRMFSKLMAHASAGKTTADFKMPSNVVSVPILKGSNPIARAAAGTASDKVSYELFLSGTAPTKTASTPEDEKKKAEEAAKKKKAEEDKKKTDEEKKKEEEAKKKAEEEAKKKAEEEAKNLTAPAGLRASYNAGSKQINVSWSAVDGATYEVTVNGSTTTVSSTSVSVSGGNPGDTVSINVVAVKDGNRSPASSTTVKIPDS